CGGACCGCTCGTAGCCGTCCTTGAGGCCCTTCTTCTCGCCGTCGCCTTCCCAGACGTTCCAGTCGACGTTCTCCCACCAGTGCTCGCCGACAAAACCGTGCTGCCGGTCGTACTCCTTCATCGGCGCGTCGACCTCGCGCTGCCAGAGATCCCACAGGACGGCGAGCTGGGCCTTCTGGGCCTCGACGGGATTCTCACCCTCGCGCCACGCTTGGGCCAGGTAGGGGCTCAGGTTCGGCACGGCCAGGATCGCGATCAGCCAGATCGTCACCAGCACCATGATGCTGGTCGACGACCGCGGCGTGACCGAGGACACCCACACCGCCATCGAGTAGACGGCGGCGATGAACAGCAACGCCAGGCCCGCGATGGCGGCGAACCTATGCCACTGCTCGACGGTCAGGGCCACGTCGGCCTGCGTCATGACGACCGCCGCGCCGGCCAGAATCGCCAGAATAAACGGCAGCACCAGCGTGACGTACCCGCCGATCCACTTGCCCAGCAGCACGGTGTCGCGCGGCACGCTGTACGAGAGCATCAGCCGCAGCGTGCCTCGCTCCTTCTCGCCGCAAACCGCGTCGTAGCCGAACACGATCGCCAGCAGCGACATGATCACGCCCACGAAACTGACCATGTCCATGGCGGGAAAAAGCTGGACCAGCCGGTTCAGCGACTCGTTGCGGTGGAGCCGGGCCGGCTGGAAACCGTTGACTCGGGCGGCCATGCCATTGCCCGGATCGACGCCGCGAACGAAAACCTTCAGCGGGTTGGGCCGCTGGATGACCTCGACTCCGCCCCAGATGATGCTCCACGGATGGCCCTTCTCCAGATCGGCCAACTGCTTCTTGAGACGTGCCGAGTTTTCGTGGTAATCCTTCATCGCGGCGTCGTAGTCCTGGAGCCGTACGAACAGGCTGCACAGGATGACCACGAAACACAGCACGCACGCGATGGCGAACCGCAGGCTCATCAGGTGTTCGAGAATTTCCTTGCGTATCAGTTCGGTCAGCATGGCAAAGACCTCTCTGGTTCTAGCGCACGTCGTAACGGAGGAACCGCATGAACGCAGCCATGAAGCAGACCACGTTCAGAATGATCAGGATCAGCATGTCGTTCAGGGCGTCCATCAGCGATTGGGCCGCCGAGGCGTTCTGGACCATCAGGGCTGGAAACTCCTCGACCGTCATCTCGGGGAATTTCCAGTCATTTTGCCGCCGGTGCTCCTCGAGCTTGTCGCACTTCTCCTTGTACGTCTGTTCGAGGCGATTGCGGGCCGCGACCAGCCTCTCGTGGGCGGCCGGGCCGGTGTCGGTGAGGGCGACCGCGGCGAAGATCCAGCAGCCGCTGGGCGAGGTGCGGGCCAGCGTCTTGGCCAGACTGAACTGGTCGTGTTTGCGGTCCTCGAAGTAGCGATCCCACTGCCGCTTTCTGGCGTCGCGCTCCTTTTCGAGGCGCTCGCGCTCCTGCTCGATCTTCTTGCCGTAGGCCAGTTCGCCGGTGGTCTGGGTGAGCTGATCGATCTTCAACTGGTACTCCCGGTCGACCGCTTCCTTGTTGGATTCGATCAGGTGCAGCGAAGGGGTCTCTCGGAGAATCTGGGCGGTCACCGGGGCCATATTGGGCACCGCGATGATAAACGTGACCCACAGAAACAGGCAGACCAGCAGGCTGGTGGCTGAGCGGTCCGTGGCGGCCGAGACGAACAGGCTCAGGTTGAAGAACACCGCGATGTACAGGCACGAGGTCAGCAGCAGCAGGCCGATGCGGGTCAGTTGCTCCGAGTTGGCGGCCAGCACTCCTTGCGACCAGGCGTAGACCAGCCCGCCGATTGTCGCGATCAAAAACGGGATCATCAGGACGAGGTACCCGCCGATCCACTTGCCCAGCAGCACCAGGTGACGCGGCACCGGGTTCGAAAGGGTCAGCCGCAGCGTGCCCGCCTCCTTCTCGCCGCAGACCGCGTCGAACATGAACAGAACCGCCAGAAGCGAGAGCACCACGTTGACCACGTAGATGAAGTCCGGCACCTGCAGCAGGCCCAGCAGCGGGTTGCGGGTCAGGCCCCGGTCCACCTCCTTGGCCCCCCAGCGGTAGGTGTTGATCGCGATGGGATTGATCGACTGCATCCCGTGGCCGAGCCACGAAAGGGCCGAGACGGGCACCGCGTCGAGCTTGCCGTCGTCCCAGAACAGCCGCCAGCCGATCCGGTCGTGGTCGTCCTGCGTGATGATGCCCTTGAGGTGCTCCTGGTAGGCCCGCACCCGGGCCCCGTGCTCGGCGATCTCCTGCTCGTAGCCGTTGACCGTCACGTAGATGCTGGTGAAGATCAGCACCAGGAAGATCACGAACGTCACCGCGAACCGGAACGACAGCACGTGCGACAGGATTTCCTTGCGGATAAGGAGTCTGAGCATCATTCCACCCGGGCCGACGTGGCCCCGGCCTCCACCTGTTCCATGTATTCCAGGTAAATCTGCTGAAGATCGACGTCGGCCAGGCGATCCCGGTCGATGACCTCCAGGATCTTGCCCCGCGACATGATCGCCACCCGGTCCGCGATCGCCTTGGCCCGGAAGATGTCGTGGCTGGACATCAGGATCGCCTTGCCTTCCTCGCGCAGCCCGCCGACGATCTCCAGGAACTCGTAACCGCCCTTGGGGTCCAGACCGCTCGTCGGCTCGTCCAGGACGATCAACTCGGCGTTCTTGAGGATCGCGATCGCGATCCCGAGACGCTGGCGCATGCCCTTGGAGAACCCGCGCACGCGGCGGTTATAGGCGTTCTCCGCCAGGCCCACCCGCTTGAACACCGCCCGGTATTCGTCCTCGCTGACGTCGGACCGCCCGCTGAGCCGGGCGAAGAAGTCCATGTTCTGCCGGGCGGTGAAGTTGCCG
This region of Phycisphaerae bacterium genomic DNA includes:
- a CDS encoding ABC transporter permease; this encodes MLTELIRKEILEHLMSLRFAIACVLCFVVILCSLFVRLQDYDAAMKDYHENSARLKKQLADLEKGHPWSIIWGGVEVIQRPNPLKVFVRGVDPGNGMAARVNGFQPARLHRNESLNRLVQLFPAMDMVSFVGVIMSLLAIVFGYDAVCGEKERGTLRLMLSYSVPRDTVLLGKWIGGYVTLVLPFILAILAGAAVVMTQADVALTVEQWHRFAAIAGLALLFIAAVYSMAVWVSSVTPRSSTSIMVLVTIWLIAILAVPNLSPYLAQAWREGENPVEAQKAQLAVLWDLWQREVDAPMKEYDRQHGFVGEHWWENVDWNVWEGDGEKKGLKDGYERSAFEDQCETRAHRLSIEMFRKLDEKSVRSLDPQIELGRWISRVSPFSCFALAATELTDTGVLQKRQFLNQLHDYQLKLCDFAFARVAKRDQVRLERQSTDRNFDWAKETPGAPPAFVYTPPAGSEYAKAVLLDAGILTGMALVFLMLSYVSFLRYDVR
- a CDS encoding ABC transporter permease, with the protein product MLRLLIRKEILSHVLSFRFAVTFVIFLVLIFTSIYVTVNGYEQEIAEHGARVRAYQEHLKGIITQDDHDRIGWRLFWDDGKLDAVPVSALSWLGHGMQSINPIAINTYRWGAKEVDRGLTRNPLLGLLQVPDFIYVVNVVLSLLAVLFMFDAVCGEKEAGTLRLTLSNPVPRHLVLLGKWIGGYLVLMIPFLIATIGGLVYAWSQGVLAANSEQLTRIGLLLLTSCLYIAVFFNLSLFVSAATDRSATSLLVCLFLWVTFIIAVPNMAPVTAQILRETPSLHLIESNKEAVDREYQLKIDQLTQTTGELAYGKKIEQERERLEKERDARKRQWDRYFEDRKHDQFSLAKTLARTSPSGCWIFAAVALTDTGPAAHERLVAARNRLEQTYKEKCDKLEEHRRQNDWKFPEMTVEEFPALMVQNASAAQSLMDALNDMLILIILNVVCFMAAFMRFLRYDVR
- a CDS encoding ABC transporter ATP-binding protein, giving the protein MLEIRQLKKIYEDGTVGVDEIDLDVGAGEIFVLLGANGAGKTSTIMLILGFTEPTSGSVTIQGVDVEKNPLEAKRHVAYVSENVTLYGNFTARQNMDFFARLSGRSDVSEDEYRAVFKRVGLAENAYNRRVRGFSKGMRQRLGIAIAILKNAELIVLDEPTSGLDPKGGYEFLEIVGGLREEGKAILMSSHDIFRAKAIADRVAIMSRGKILEVIDRDRLADVDLQQIYLEYMEQVEAGATSARVE